In the genome of Anabaena cylindrica PCC 7122, the window ATTAAAAATTCCATCAGCACCAAATTATGAATATAGGTGTGGAGACATTCCGTAGAACGTCCCCATAGATGTTAAATTACCAATTAACTACAGCTTGTGCGATCGCATTTCTAGCTGCTTCTAGAGATTTTTCCCGCGCCTCATCACCCAAATTTAGGCTATCTGCATGGATAAAAGTAATATCAGTGATGCCAATAAAACTAAAAATGGTACGGAGATAGGGTTCTTGCAAATCATAAGCAGCAGCGGGAGTTCCTGGGGGGAAAGTACCACCACGAGTGGTAATAACCAGCAGTTTTTTATGGCTAGGAACTAAACCTTGGTAGCCATTTTCACCAATTGCAAAGGTGAGGCCAACACGAACAATTTGGTCAATGTAAGCCTTAAAAGTAGATGGTATACTAAGGTTGTACATCGGTACTCCAAGAACGTAACGGTCAGCCTCTAGCAACTCCTCAACTAAGCTATCAGAGAGTGAAATTGCTTCAGTTAGTTCAGGTGTGCGTGCGTTGGGTGGTGTAAAACTAGCAGCAATCCATGACTCATTTACATGGGGAACAGGATTACGACCTAAATCTCGATAAGTTATTATATCTTCAGGATGGATATCTTTCCAAGAAGTAATGAATTCGTAGGAAAGTGTGCGTGAAATTGAACGTTCACCACGTGGACTGGAGTCAATGTGAAGGATATTAGCCATAAATAAAATTCCCCAAAAACTACATCTACAGGCGTTGATCTAATTAAGAAATTGATGTACTAAATCTTACTTTATCGAGTTTAAACTATGTCAATTTATTCTGACAAGTAGGCACTTAAAAGTAACTAACTTACTAAAAAGTAAGATTTGTCTGATAGCGAAGCCATATCAGGATATCTAGGATTTAAGGATGTTCAGGATGTGATTTTTTATAGTTTAGGAAAAATATATATTTACCCAACAAGGTACTAGTGATAAATTGAAATCATTTTTGTAACCTGATGTAAAAATAGCCTCACCCAGACCAAAATATTTTTCCTTAGATAGTTCCAATGTTTTTGCTTTAGGTTATCAACCATTATAGCCTTTCCCACTCTAGTTAGATACAAAATTACCCCTCCTCAACCCTCCCCTTGGTAAGAGGAGGGTGCGCGACAGCGCGGGTGGGGTGTATTTCATGAGCTTGGGAATTGCTATATCAGTGAGAGAAGAATTAGAAATATATTATAGAGATGTAATTGAGACTTGATGAAATTTAAGGACGTTCATGCAGAAACCAATGATCAGTTTTTAATAAAGCACAGGCATGATCTTGAAGAGAAATCCCAGGTAAAATAGTCGTACAGGGTGCAATAGTTTCTTGTTCAATTGCTAATTGTAAGGCTTCTTTAAAAGTTTTGGGTTTATTTTTCACCGTTATTTGTAACATAGTTCCATAATGGCAGACTAACTCTATTGCATATTGTTCATGCCAATATTTTAACATAGCCATTACCTTATCACTGCCTATATAACTAGCACCATACCAATGCAGATAAGCCAGCGTTTCCCAACAATTTTGAATAGGTAATAATAGTAATACTAGGGGTTGATTAATTGGTTCATACCATTGCAAATAGCTCAAATCAACAAATAAATCTTCTGGATTTTGTTGTTCTAATGCCGCTAAATTTTGATTGAATTCTGCTAATGATATTTCTATTTTCTCATTTAAAAATTTCTGAATATTAATTTCATCAACTTGTGCAATTAATCCTTTATAAACAGTATTTTGATATTGATTATAAGAAGGTTCATGTTGATATTCAAAGCGGCAGAATAAATCATTATTAATGACATCATCTGCCCAATTTTCTCCTTGATTAAACCAACAAGCAACTATTACAGGATAACGTTGAGTTTGAGAAAGAAGCTTTCTCATGATTTTCCATGCTTCAATCTTGTTATCAATATCAACCTGCATTGCTAAGGCTATTTCATTAGTTTCAGGTATTTTTACTTCTATGATTTGTGTTTCTTCGAGAATAGTATTTTTGATGAGTTTTTTGATGTTGCTAATTTCAGAAATCATAATCAAAATGGTGGATTTTACTAAGTATCAAAAAATTATATAAAATCTGATATCCAGTTGTGATTCTTCTCAAAGAATCTTTAAGATTACTACTTCTGGACAAAGTGCGATGTTATCACTACAGTTTTCACTCAGTAATTCTAACTTTTCTAATGTATTCATAATTAATTATACCTTTTGTGAGGAGGATATTTTTTTGTCAGAATCAGGATAACCAGGATTAGAGGATTTTCAGGATGTAATTGTTTGATTGTCTATGAATAATACAGCTTTTGGGATGATAAATAAATTATTTGTAGATGATCTACTGATATTTATTGACTGTTAGTGTAAGGGTATTTTACACTATTTAAATAGTCACAGACAATTCATCAATAGCAATCCTGTCAATCCTTAAATCCTGGGTATCCTGATTCTGACAATCACAATTTAATCATCCCACCAATCATCTAAAAACCACAATCCTGTAATTTCATGAAAATACCTAATACCCAAAATCTAAAATTAGACGAAATTACATATATAATTAATGGCTGTGCAATGAAAATACATCGAACTTTGGGAAATGGTTTTCAGGAGGTTATTTATCAAAGATGTATGGAAATTGAACTCAAAAAATCAGGTTTAAGTTTTGGCAGAGAGGTAGAACAAGCAATTTATTATGAGGGAATTGAAGTAGGAATACGAAGGGCAGATTTTATAGTTGAAAATCAGGTTGTGGTAGAGTTGAAAGCGATTATTTCTTTAGAAGATGTTCATTTAGCACAAGCAAAAAACTATGTGGTAGCTTATAATTTTCCTGTGGGATTATTGATTAATTTTGGTGCGTTAAAGTTGGAATATAAGAAGGTTTTTAATCCTAGATATCAGGTTTAATTTATCTGAACCAGGATTTAAGGATTTTCAGGATGTTGTTGTTTGATTGTCTATGAGAAGTACAGATTTTAGGATGTTAGATAATAAATTATCCGTTAAATTATTTGTTGACTGTTGGTGTAACTGTATTTTATAATATCCAGATATTCACAGACAATTCATCAATAAGAATCTGTCTGAATCAGGATAACCAGGATTAGAGGATGTACAGGATGTAATTTTTTTATTGTTTAGGAAAAATGGCAATTTTTGGATGATAGATAATATACTGTGATTGTAATTATCATTTTTCAATATTCACAGACAATTCATCAATAACAATCCTATAAATCCTAAAATCCTGGACATCCTGATTCAGACAAAAAATATGAATAATATATTTTCATTATGTTGGGTTGCGTTCCTTTCTCTAAGCTAGAAGATGAGATTTTATTCTATTCCACAGATTCAATGCGAATCACTTCCTCTATAGGAATATATTTACGCTCACTAAAAATATCAAGACGTACTTTTCCATCTTTGATATCATTGATTTTTTCTCCATTAGGATTCCACCAATTAGGTGCATTTTTCCAGGTGCAATAGTCACCAATTTTAACTCTCTGTACTTTACTTGCAATTTCCTGATTAAAATCTTTGATTGCATTGAGTATATCAATAGTAATTATTTCTTTGTTAATAATTTCTAAATATGAAGAATTTTCTTGTTGTTCTTCCAAGTTAGTTTTTTGATATGAGTTTGTGGTTGAAGTAAAATCTGCTTTCGAGATATACAAATCTTCAAAATCTATCCACTGATAAGAATCTACTCTTTCTCCTAACAAGACAGTTTTTGCTTTTTGGATATGAATATTAAACTCTATTGCCGCACCTATATGCCCTTGATTTGTTTGACAAACTAACTTGAGATTATTCAGTAATTTGAAATCTAATTCTGATACAGATGTTTCATATTTATCTGTATCTTCATCATTAAATTCATCAGATATATCATCTATAGACAAAACAGAAGAGTTACTTGTTGAACCCATATCAAATATTTTAGTGTTTTTCATAAGTTTTTCATGTTCTAGAATTGCTTCGTGTATAACTTCGGCTGTTGTATCTGTAGTGACATTACTAATTTTTTTCTGTCCATTTTTTTCGTTGTATTGATTAAATTGGATGTATTGTTCTAAATTTTTGTCGTCTGTATAAGTAAATCCAGTTCTCTTGTCTAGAAAAGTTATGCGTTCAATCTGAGTAACAACTGTTTGAATATCTTGGGCTATTCCATATTGACGTATACATGAATCTAAAAGTGTACCTTGAGTAGCACTTAAACCACCAACACCTTTACCCCAATCTCCTTTTTTGCTTATTTCTCCAATTGCATAAATTGTTTGCCCTACATGGTTAATTCTATCCTTATCTACTCTTTTTATAATAGAGTCAAACCCTGTGGGTGAAGTCTGTATTTCATAATTGAGAAAACCTGTACCCTTTTTATTAATTACTGCAATATCTGCCCTTCTCCCTGGGTATTGGTATTCTTGTATAGGTTGAAATTTATCTTGTTTAAAGTATATTTCAGTAGTTGCTTTAATTACATCTGTTGCTTCATTTTTAGCTTCTCTGTGAGTTGAACTTTCACCTTTACTGCTAACAAATTTATTGCTAATACAATCTATTCCGGTTTCTTTATTTTCTTCTATATTGGCATTATGAGAAAAATGTGCAGAAACCCAAAAGGGTGTTTCTTTGCGTGCTTTATGATGTGCTTTTTTATAAAAAAGTTGGCAATTACAGAATATACATTTAAAAATCTCATTTTTATCATATAAATTACATTGAGCATCCACGAAAATACTATCCTTATTTAAGGCGTATCTAACCATATAGACTCCTTTATTAATCAAATGTATTAAATATTATACCCCATATTCTACAGTAGGTAAATTTTCGATAGTTGTCAAATTATGATAAAGAAATACTCTTTCAACAAAGACACAAAAACGCAATAAAAAACCCTTTGCGTCTTTGCGCCTTTGCGTGAGACTATTTAACTATAAGCCTCCATAGGTAAACAAGAACAAACAAAATTCCTATCACCAAAAGCAGCATCTATTCTCCCTACACTTGGCCAGAACTTATATTCCTTATTCCAAGGTGCAGGGTAAGCGGCTTGTTCACGAGAATAGGGATGATTCCATTCCCCAATAATCAAACTTTCCGCAGTGTGAGGTGCATTTTTCAAAAGATTATCTTGAATATCCATTTTACCGGATTCAATTGCAGCAACTTCTTCACGAATTGCAATCAAAGCATTGCAAAAGCGGTCTAATTCTTGTTTAGATTCACTTTCCGTAGGTTCAACCATAATTGTCCCAGCAACAGGCCAAGATACAGTAGGTGCATGAAAACCATAATCCATTAACCGCTTCGCAACATCATCAATTTCGATATGCGCTGATTTCTTCAAACTTCGCAAATCTAAAATACATTCATGTGCTACTAAACCATTTTTTCCCTGATACAAAACGGGATAATATGATTCCAGTCTTTTAGCGATGTAATTAGCATTAAGAATTGCTACTTTGGTTGCTTGCGTTAAACCATCTGCACCCATCATGGCAATATACATCCAAGAAATTACTAAGATACTTGCACTACCCCAAGGTGCAGCAGAAACAGCACCCAATTCACCACCCATTTTTACTACAGAATGTCCAGGTAAAAAGGGTACAAGATGGGAAGCGACACCAATAGGCCCCATACCGGGACCACCACCACCGTGAGGAATACAGAAGGTTTTGTGCAAGTTCAAATGACAAACATCTGCACCAATATCACCAGGACGACAAATACCTACTTGGGCATTCATATTAGCCCCATCCATGTAAACTTGTCCACCGTGATTATGAACAATAGCGCAGATATCCTGAATTGCTTCTTCAAACACACCGTGAGTTGAAGGATAAGTCACCATTAAAGCCGCAAGTTCATGACTATATTTTTCGGCTTTGGCTTTTAAATCATCAACATCAATATTACCTTGATCATCACAAGCGATTCCTACTACTTTCATTCCACACATTACTGCACTTGCCGGATTCGTTCCATGTGCAGATTGAGGAATTAAACAAATATTTCGGTGTCCTTCTCCACGATTTTGATGATATTCATGAATTACCAAAAGTCCGGTATATTCACCTTGAGAACCAGCATTAGGTTGGAGAGAAATTCCTGCAAAACCTGTAATTTCTGCTAACCATGCTTCTAATTGCTGGAAGAGAATTTGATAACCTCTTGTTTGAGAAATTGGTGCAAAAGGATGTATTTTCCCAAATTCTGCCCAGGTTACAGGAATCATTTCTGAAGTTGCATTTAACTTCATTGTGCAGGAACCCAAGGGAATCATTGATGTTGTTAATGATAAATCTTTGGTTTCTAGTTGATGCAGATAACGTAATAACTCGGTTTCTGAATGATATTGGTTGAAGACTGGATGTGTGAGATATTTACTTTGACGTGATAATGGGTAATCGGTAATCGGTAATTCTTCTACAGTAAAAGGCAGATTATCTTTCAATGCGAAAATTTGCCAAAGGTCGATTAAATCTTCTGGTGTGGTAGTTTCATTTAAGGAAATTCCAACAGTTGCGTTATCAAAGATGCGTAAATTAATATTTCTCTCGTTTGCAGCATCAAGAATTGCATCTAATCTGGTATTTCCTAATTCTACCCGTAAGGTATCAAAGAAGTTTTCCGAAGTTATTTTGTAACCTAACTGTTTGAGTCCATTTGCTAAAGTTACGGTTAACTGGTGGATATTTTCGGCAATTCCCCTCAGTCCATCTGGCCCATGATAAACTGCATACATACTCGCCATCACTGCCAATAATACCTGGGCTGTGCAAATATTACTGGTGGCTTTATCTCTGCGAATATGCTGTTCACGGGTTTGCAAAGCTAAACGTAATGCAGGTTTACCATTAACATCTTTTGATACACCGACAATTCTTCCTGGAACTAGTCGTTTATACTCTTCCTTCGTTGCAAAATAAGCAGCGTGTGGTCCCCCAAAGCCTAAAGGAATACCGAAGCGTTGTGTACTTCCTACAGCAATATCAGCCCCAAATTCACCGGGGGGTGTCAGTAAAGTTAAGCTGAGAGGATCTGCGGCTACAGTCACCAATGCACCCTGAGCATGGGACTGTGTGATAACATTGAGGTAGTCGTAAATTGTGCCATCACTGGCAGGATATTGGAGAATTGCACCAAAAATCGGTTCTGCAAAATCAAATGTTTGATGATCACCGATAATGATATTTATCCCCAGAGGTTTAGCTCTAGTTTGCAATACATCAATGGTTTGAGGATGACATTCACGAGAGACAAAATAGTTATTGGCTTTATTTTTGCAGACACCATAACTCATACTCATGGCTTCTGCTGCTGCTGTTGCTTCGTCTAACAAAGAAGCGTTAGCAATTTCTAAACCTGTTAAATCAATGATCATCGTTTGGAAATTTAGCAATGCTTCCAAACGTCCTTGGGCAATTTCTGGCTGATAAGGGGTGTAAGCTGTGTACCAACCGGGATTTTCGAGAATATTACGTTGAATTACAGCAGGAGTAATACAATCGTAATAGCCCATGCCAATAAATGAGCGATAAACTTGATTTTTATCGGCTATTTGTTTTAATTTCGCTAGTGCTGCATATTCGCTTTGTGCTGCTGGTAATTGTAGGGTTTGATTAAAGCGAATTGCCTGTGGTACTGTTTGATCAATTAGGTTATCTAAACTAGAAAAACCTAAGATATCAAGCATTTGTTGAATATCATCAGGGTTGATTCCAATGTGTCTTTGGGCAAAGTTGCTGAGTTTTTGACTGCTTTTAGCCAAAATCTTGTTATCACTAGGTTGAGTACGAGGGGGATTAGCTACCACAAATAGTTCTCCAGGCGCTTCTGTATTAATGTATTGTAATAATTATTTTTATATATTAGGTTTTTTTGAGACTCATATATTCAAACCTCCAAGCAGGAGGCAATTTTTTCTCTTCCTTCAAAATGTTCAATCAAAACCAAACACCTCTTATTGATGCTTTAAAAAACTCCATCTCTCGTCCCCATGCACCGTTTTACACTCCAGGACATAAACGCGGTGCTGGAATTTCCTCAGTTTTAACCGATTTACTTGGTAAAGAAGTTTTTCGCGCTGATTTAACGGAATTGGCTGAATTAGATAATTTATTTACTCCTGAAAATGCGATTCTCGCAGCACAAGAACTGGCAGCGGAAGCTTTTGGGGCTGAGAAAACATGGTTTTTAGTTAATGGTTCTACCTGTGGAATTGAAGCGGCTATTCTCGCTACTTGTGGTATGGGGGATAAAATTATTCTGCCGAGAAATGTGCATTCTTCGGTGATTTCTGGGTTAATTCTTTCTGGTGCAATTCCTATTTTTATTCAGCCTGAATATGATGAGGATTTAGATATTGCTCACAGTATTACACCGGAAGCGGTAAAAACAGCATTGGAAACACATCCTGACGCAAAAGCGGTGCTGACAGTTTACCCTACATATTACGGTGTTTGTGGAGATTTGAGTGCGATCGCACTTCTTACCCATCAATATAATATTCCCTTGCTCGTAGATGAAGCACATGGCGCACATTTTGCTTTTCACCCTCAATTACCCACACCAGCTTTAGCCGCAGGTGCAGATTTAACTGTGCAATCTATCCACAAAACCCTCGGTGCGATGACACAGGCATCAATGTTACACATCCAAGGTAACAGAATCGACGTTAACAAAATTAATAAAGCTTTGCAGCTAGTACAATCTACTAGTCCCAGCTTTATACTTTTAGCTTCTCTCGATGCCGCACGTCAACAAATGGCAATGAATGGGGAAAAGTTGATGTCTCAGACTTTGCAATTAGCAGCTTCAGCAAAAAGTCAAATCAGTCAAATTCCTGGTTTATCTATTCCTCTCCATACCAGCAGTCCAGGTTTTGTGGATTTAGATCAAACACGCTTAACTGTAAACGTTTCTAAATTAGGTTTAACAGGTTTTGCAGCTGAAGAAATCCTCAATGAAATGGGTGTAACTCCAGAATTTTCATCCTTACAAAATCTTACTTTTATTATTAGTTTGGGTAATATAGAACCTGATATTAATGCATTAGTGCAGGAGTTGAAAAATTTGATTCGGATACCACAATTGACAAGTCAGTACAAAATATGTAAATATAGAAACGATGCTATGATTAGCCAATTTATATGCATTTCTCCCCGTGAGGCTTTTTTTGCTAATAGTGAAACATTACCTTTGGAGAAAACACCGCAACGAATTTGCGCGGAAATAGTTTGTCCATATCCCCCAGGAATACCTGTTTTAATGCCGGGAGAAATTATTACAAAATCAGCCTTAGAATATCTGCAACAAATTCAGGCTTTAGGGGGATTTATTAACGGTTGTGCAGATACTAGTTTGAGAACTTTAAAAGTAGTAAAAACATGAAAAGGGTAATAGGTAATTGGTAATTGGTAATTGGTAATTGGTAAGAGCAATTATCAAATAGGCTATAGCCTTTCCCACTCTAGTTAGATACAAAATTACCCCTCCCCAACCCTCCCCTTGGTAAGGGGAGGGTGCGCGACAGCGCGGGTGGGGTGTATTTCATGAGCTTGGGAATTGCTATAATACAGCTATGTTGTAAATAAGCTCCCCATTTGGAAAATATAAAACTCTTACAAATTACGAATTACTTTAGCAACTAATTAATTAAGCTCCCTTTTTCACAAGGTCTTTATAAACTGGAACTTTTGCCTTGATTAGACTACGCACACCTTCCTCTACATTGTCTTGTTGCAGCAAAGAATCTCCCATTAACACTGCATTAGCACCAGCATCAGCTATTAAAGCTATATCAGCAGATGTTTCAATTCCTGACTCGCTAACGACAAGAATACTCAAATTTTGTAATTGCGATCGCCTAGCTGCCATTAATTGCTGAGTAGTGCTAAGATTAACGCTAAAATCTTCTAAACTGCGGTTATTAATAGAGATGATGCGGACATCATCTAACTTGAGTACCCGATCTAATTCGGTCAAGTTATGAACTTCAATGACAGCATTCATTCCCAAATAGTGAATTACCCGCAGAAAATTATGTATCTCCTGGTCTGTAAGAATAGCAGCAATCAATAATACCGCATCAGCACCAGCAGATCTGGCTAAATAAATTTGGCAAGGATCAAGAATAAAATCTTTACACAACAGAGGTAACGCTATCCGATATCGGATAGTACGTAAATGCTCAAAACCTCCCTGGAAGAACTTTTGGTCAGTGACAACAGACAGACAAGTAGCACCACCACGCTCATAGGATTTTGCGATCGCTAAAGGATCAAAATCTTGATTGAGAGTATCTTGATTAGGTAATACTTTTTTTACCTCTGCAATCAAACTGGGTTTATAAAAACTCTGCTGCAAAGCAGTAAAAAAATCTCGTACAGTCGGAGCAGCAGTTAATTGGCGTTGTAAGGAAGCCAAAGACATTTCTTGCTGCATTTGGGCTACTTCTAGCTTCTTCTGCCATACAATCTCTCTGAGTATAGGTTGCAGGCGACTATTAGATATACTAAGTGGGTAAATCATGATGAGAATAAATTAAGAATTAAGAATTAAGAAATTTCATCCTTCATTTTTTCTCACAGGCAATTATGAGAAATTTATCTGAGGATAATACCAAGTTGCAATAATGCTCGGTTAAGAATTTTTGTAGGTTGGGTTGAGGAACGAAACCCAACAAATGCCTGTAAATATTTAGGTTATGGCTTCTCTTCGAGACGCTTTGCGAATACCACACTTCTTGTTCACGCAGTGTCCCGAAGGGATACATTCCATTGCTTCGCAACGAACAAAACGAACAACCCAACCTACATAGACCTACATAATTTTATTTTTTGAGCTTAACCGACAAGTACTGTACCAAGTTAGGATTTTAGATTCACTGTCAAAAGGAGTTGTCAAACCATCCACAGATGGCTAGAAAATTTTCATCAACACCAGCTAGTACAGAACAGCCAAAATAGTTGCAAAAGCTCGCTTTTTTCTTTCTGCTACTTTGCACTCACCCAAATTGGCATATCCTCAACTGTGTGTATTCTTAGAAGTGAATCCAACTTGACTTGAGGTCAAACATTTCCACATCCTTTTTAGAAGTTTTATTTTGCTGATAACCACCCAGTAGGCAATTATTTTTCAGCAATCTGATATAAGTACGGTAGGGTATATAGTCTATAGGATTGTGTCCAGAAAAACGCAAAAGTAATACACAAGCCCAAGAATACTTTCCAGATATAATTGCTTTGACTATTTGTTCTATTTGTTCAGTATTAATTTTCTTATTGGCTGGTCTATTATAATCGGCAACATTCTGGTTCATAGTATGCACTCCTATGTATGAACAAAAAAACTAGTCAATGGCCTATAAGGTTTTTAATCAGATTGCCAAATTCTCACCACAAAGAAAAAAAATGTAATTCTTACGCACAGAGGTTATTAC includes:
- a CDS encoding FMN-dependent NADH-azoreductase → MANILHIDSSPRGERSISRTLSYEFITSWKDIHPEDIITYRDLGRNPVPHVNESWIAASFTPPNARTPELTEAISLSDSLVEELLEADRYVLGVPMYNLSIPSTFKAYIDQIVRVGLTFAIGENGYQGLVPSHKKLLVITTRGGTFPPGTPAAAYDLQEPYLRTIFSFIGITDITFIHADSLNLGDEAREKSLEAARNAIAQAVVNW
- a CDS encoding GxxExxY protein; translated protein: MKIPNTQNLKLDEITYIINGCAMKIHRTLGNGFQEVIYQRCMEIELKKSGLSFGREVEQAIYYEGIEVGIRRADFIVENQVVVELKAIISLEDVHLAQAKNYVVAYNFPVGLLINFGALKLEYKKVFNPRYQV
- a CDS encoding DUF4253 domain-containing protein, whose translation is MISEISNIKKLIKNTILEETQIIEVKIPETNEIALAMQVDIDNKIEAWKIMRKLLSQTQRYPVIVACWFNQGENWADDVINNDLFCRFEYQHEPSYNQYQNTVYKGLIAQVDEINIQKFLNEKIEISLAEFNQNLAALEQQNPEDLFVDLSYLQWYEPINQPLVLLLLPIQNCWETLAYLHWYGASYIGSDKVMAMLKYWHEQYAIELVCHYGTMLQITVKNKPKTFKEALQLAIEQETIAPCTTILPGISLQDHACALLKTDHWFLHERP
- a CDS encoding HetP family heterocyst commitment protein, whose translation is MNQNVADYNRPANKKINTEQIEQIVKAIISGKYSWACVLLLRFSGHNPIDYIPYRTYIRLLKNNCLLGGYQQNKTSKKDVEMFDLKSSWIHF
- a CDS encoding aminotransferase class I/II-fold pyridoxal phosphate-dependent enzyme, whose amino-acid sequence is MFNQNQTPLIDALKNSISRPHAPFYTPGHKRGAGISSVLTDLLGKEVFRADLTELAELDNLFTPENAILAAQELAAEAFGAEKTWFLVNGSTCGIEAAILATCGMGDKIILPRNVHSSVISGLILSGAIPIFIQPEYDEDLDIAHSITPEAVKTALETHPDAKAVLTVYPTYYGVCGDLSAIALLTHQYNIPLLVDEAHGAHFAFHPQLPTPALAAGADLTVQSIHKTLGAMTQASMLHIQGNRIDVNKINKALQLVQSTSPSFILLASLDAARQQMAMNGEKLMSQTLQLAASAKSQISQIPGLSIPLHTSSPGFVDLDQTRLTVNVSKLGLTGFAAEEILNEMGVTPEFSSLQNLTFIISLGNIEPDINALVQELKNLIRIPQLTSQYKICKYRNDAMISQFICISPREAFFANSETLPLEKTPQRICAEIVCPYPPGIPVLMPGEIITKSALEYLQQIQALGGFINGCADTSLRTLKVVKT
- the gcvP gene encoding aminomethyl-transferring glycine dehydrogenase gives rise to the protein MVANPPRTQPSDNKILAKSSQKLSNFAQRHIGINPDDIQQMLDILGFSSLDNLIDQTVPQAIRFNQTLQLPAAQSEYAALAKLKQIADKNQVYRSFIGMGYYDCITPAVIQRNILENPGWYTAYTPYQPEIAQGRLEALLNFQTMIIDLTGLEIANASLLDEATAAAEAMSMSYGVCKNKANNYFVSRECHPQTIDVLQTRAKPLGINIIIGDHQTFDFAEPIFGAILQYPASDGTIYDYLNVITQSHAQGALVTVAADPLSLTLLTPPGEFGADIAVGSTQRFGIPLGFGGPHAAYFATKEEYKRLVPGRIVGVSKDVNGKPALRLALQTREQHIRRDKATSNICTAQVLLAVMASMYAVYHGPDGLRGIAENIHQLTVTLANGLKQLGYKITSENFFDTLRVELGNTRLDAILDAANERNINLRIFDNATVGISLNETTTPEDLIDLWQIFALKDNLPFTVEELPITDYPLSRQSKYLTHPVFNQYHSETELLRYLHQLETKDLSLTTSMIPLGSCTMKLNATSEMIPVTWAEFGKIHPFAPISQTRGYQILFQQLEAWLAEITGFAGISLQPNAGSQGEYTGLLVIHEYHQNRGEGHRNICLIPQSAHGTNPASAVMCGMKVVGIACDDQGNIDVDDLKAKAEKYSHELAALMVTYPSTHGVFEEAIQDICAIVHNHGGQVYMDGANMNAQVGICRPGDIGADVCHLNLHKTFCIPHGGGGPGMGPIGVASHLVPFLPGHSVVKMGGELGAVSAAPWGSASILVISWMYIAMMGADGLTQATKVAILNANYIAKRLESYYPVLYQGKNGLVAHECILDLRSLKKSAHIEIDDVAKRLMDYGFHAPTVSWPVAGTIMVEPTESESKQELDRFCNALIAIREEVAAIESGKMDIQDNLLKNAPHTAESLIIGEWNHPYSREQAAYPAPWNKEYKFWPSVGRIDAAFGDRNFVCSCLPMEAYS
- the trpC gene encoding indole-3-glycerol phosphate synthase TrpC, with the protein product MIYPLSISNSRLQPILREIVWQKKLEVAQMQQEMSLASLQRQLTAAPTVRDFFTALQQSFYKPSLIAEVKKVLPNQDTLNQDFDPLAIAKSYERGGATCLSVVTDQKFFQGGFEHLRTIRYRIALPLLCKDFILDPCQIYLARSAGADAVLLIAAILTDQEIHNFLRVIHYLGMNAVIEVHNLTELDRVLKLDDVRIISINNRSLEDFSVNLSTTQQLMAARRSQLQNLSILVVSESGIETSADIALIADAGANAVLMGDSLLQQDNVEEGVRSLIKAKVPVYKDLVKKGA